One Leopardus geoffroyi isolate Oge1 chromosome B1, O.geoffroyi_Oge1_pat1.0, whole genome shotgun sequence DNA window includes the following coding sequences:
- the CCDC96 gene encoding coiled-coil domain-containing protein 96, producing the protein MDGLSEHPGDPEAEDGDVASLSSKLSGVKAISGPQSPAEPPEPEPESQPEQGTVEASAGGAAEDEPAEPRQGPAATEAGGEAEPGEPERPAELEPEPEPEPPEPAEAGPEETAQPGPEDGLAEPEEQAEAETEEEGDREVDEEEEEEEEEGEREKVAAAAVQRRRKEAPSQVSLPLSTAGREEAVSAGEAEGEEREGAESEEMEELGLLRSPWRSQVKLKDEEEGLDDEDGEWTEEVQRLQEQQLRAELLQQYQSLVAERGQYQRYNIYLQHKISEALRKKKGPDAAQVPDKGTEPEAPGKEQAYLRYLAMLEELRKQRADDLDWYHQELEQLKREGTEELARVEKEWRAFQALKKQVMVQAMGGSWMRGGRRAALRQVEQIQALEDKKEKEMSAVRLENVQLKQSLVHFETRMRAQEDLTEGLLLIDFEQLKIENQTFNEKVEERNEELLKLRNKVTHNVQIVTHVKEKLHFVDLQNACKKSQLLEIEAQVALRRDILTKTKKARDGLRIDNIKLNQKCGLLGKEPLLCDLEEKVDKAKLLRQRLESLRRHHARLLMSCRGVKQKMREAKAFLPS; encoded by the coding sequence ATGGACGGCCTCTCCGAGCACCCTGGGGACCCCGAGGCGGAAGACGGAGATGTGGCGAGCCTGTCCTCGAAGCTGTCCGGGGTCAAGGCCATCTCAGGCCCCCAGTCCCCGGCCGAAccgccggagccggagccggagtcGCAACCGGAGCAGGGGACCGTAGAGGCTTCGGCAGGAGGCGCCGCCGAGGATGAGCCCGCCGAGCCCCGGCAAGGGCCGGCGGCCACCGAGGCTGGGGGCGAGGCGGAGCCCGGAGAGCCGGAGCGGCCGGCCGAGCTCGAGCCCGAGCCGGAACCCGAGCCCCCGGAGCCGGCTGAGGCCGGGCCTGAGGAGACAGCCCAGCCGGGGCCTGAAGACGGGCTCGCGGAACCGGAGGAGCAGGCGGAGGCAGAGacggaggaggagggggacagggaggtggacgaggaggaggaggaggaggaggaggagggggaaagagagaaggtggCGGCAGCGGCGGTCCAGCGCAGGAGGAAGGAAGCCCCGTCTcaggtctctctgcctctgtccacCGCAGGCCGGGAAGAGGCTGTGTCAGCTGGGGAGGccgagggggaggagagggaaggggcggagagcgAGGAAATGGAGGAGCTGGGCCTGCTAAGAAGCCCGTGGAGAAGCCAGGTAAAGCTGAAAGATGAGGAGGAGGGCCTCGACGATGAGGACGGTGAATGGACCGAAGAGGTGCAGAGGCTGCAGGAGCAGCAGCTGCGCGCTGAGCTCCTGCAACAGTACCAGTCGCTGGTGGCGGAGCGCGGCCAATACCAGCGCTACAACATTTACCTGCAGCACAAGATCTCCGAGGCGCTGCGCAAGAAGAAGGGCCCGGATGCAGCCCAGGTGCCCGACAAGGGCACGGAGCCCGAGGCCCCGGGGAAAGAGCAAGCGTACCTGCGCTATCTGGCCATGCTGGAGGAGCTGAGGAAGCAGCGGGCAGACGACCTGGACTGGTATCACCAGGAGCTGGAGCAGCTGAAGCGGGAGGGCACGGAGGAGCTCGCCAGGGTGGAGAAGGAATGGCGAGCCTTCCAGGCGCTCAAGAAGCAGGTGATGGTGCAGGCCATGGGCGGCTCCTGGATGAGGGGCGGTCGCCGGGCCGCCCTGCGGCAGGTGGAGCAGATCCAGGCGCTGGAGgataagaaggagaaggagatgaGCGCCGTGAGGCTAGAGAACGTGCAGCTGAAACAGAGCTTGGTGCATTTCGAGACCCGGATGAGGGCCCAGGAGGACCTGACGGAGGGTCTGCTCCTCATCGATTTCGAACAGCTCAAGATTGAGAACCAGACCTTCAATGAAAAAGTCGAGGAGCGAAATGAGGAACTTTTAAAACTGCGCAACAAGGTGACCCACAACGTGCAAATCGTAACCCACGTGAAGGAAAAGCTACACTTTGTGGATTTACAAAATGCATGCAAGAAGTCACAGCTTTTGGAGATTGAGGCTCAGGTGGCCCTGAGGAGGGACATCTTGACCAAGACTAAGAAAGCCCGGGACGGCCTGAGGATTGACAACATCAAGTTGAACCAGAAGTGTGGGCTTCTGGGCAAGGAGCCACTCCTTTGCGACCTGGAAGAGAAAGTGGACAAGGCAAAACTGCTCAGGCAGCGTCTGGAATCCCTGAGGCGCCATCACGCCAGGCTCCTTATGTCCTGCAGAGGCGTGAAGCAGAAGATGCGGGAAGCCAAAGCCTTTCTCCCATCTTAA
- the TADA2B gene encoding transcriptional adapter 2-beta: MAELGKKYCVYCLAEVSPLRFRCTECQDIELCPECFSAGAEIGHHRRYHGYQLVDGGRFTLWGPEAEGGWTSREEQLLLDAIEQFGFGNWEDMAAHVGASRTPQEVMEHYVSMYIHGNLGKACIPDTIPNRVTDHTCPSGGPLSPSLTTPLPPLDISVAEQQQLGYMPLRDDYEIEYDQDAETLISGLSVNYDDEDVEIELKRAHVDMYVRKLRERQRRKNIARDYNLVPAFLGKDKKDKERPAKRKITKEEKELRLKLRPLYQFMSCKEFDDLFENMHKEKMLRAKIRELQRYRRNGITKMEESAEYEAARHKREKRKENRSAAGARRGREDGKDGEFAAIENLPGFELLSDREKVLCSSLNLSPARYMTVKTIIIKDHLQKRQGIPSKSRLPSYLDKVLKKRILNFLTESGWISRDAS; encoded by the exons ATGGCGGAGCTCGGTAAGAAGTACTGCGTGTACTGCCTGGCCGAGGTGAGCCCGCTGCGCTTCCGCTGCACCGAGTGCCAGGACATCGAGCTGTGCCCCGAGTGCTTCTCTGCCGGCGCCGAGATCGGCCACCACCGCCGCTACCACGGCTATCAGCTGGTGGACGGCGGGCGCTTCACGCTGTGGGGGCCCGAGGCCGAGGGCGGCTGGACCAGCCGCGAGGAGCAGCTGCTGCTGGATGCCATCGAGCAGTTCGGCTTCGGAAACTGG GAAGATATGGCCGCTCACGTTGGAGCTTCCCGCACCCCCCAGGAGGTGATGGAGCATTACGTAAGCATGTACATCCACGGAAACCTGGGGAAAGCCTGCATCCCCGACACCATCCCCAACCGGGTGACCGACCACACGTGCCCCAGCGGAGGGCCCCTGTCTCCCAGCCTCACCACCCCCTTGCCTCCCCTAGACATCTCGGTGGCCGAGCAGCAGCAGCTGGGGTACATGCCGCTGCGCGACGACTACGAGATCGAGTACGACCAGGACGCCGAGACGCTCATCAGCGGGCTCTCGGTCAACTACGACGACGAGGACGTGGAGATCGAGCTGAAGCGCGCGCACGTGGACATGTACGTGCGCAAGCTCAGGGAGAGGCAGCGGCGCAAGAACATCGCCCGCGACTACAACCTGGTGCCCGCCTTCCTGGGCAAGGACAAGAAGGACAAGGAGCGGCCGGCCAAGCGCAAGATCaccaaggaggagaaggagctgCGGCTGAAGCTGCGGCCGCTCTACCAGTTCATGTCGTGCAAGGAGTTCGACGACCTGTTCGAGAACATGCACAAGGAGAAGATGCTGCGGGCCAAGATCCGCGAGCTGCAGCGCTACCGGCGCAACGGCATCACGAAGATGGAAGAGTCGGCCGAGTACGAGGCGGCGCGGCACAAGCGTGAGAAGCGGAAGGAGAACAGGAGCGCGGCGGGCGCCCGGCGGGGCAGGGAGGACGGCAAGGACGGCGAGTTTGCGGCCATCGAGAACCTGCCCGGCTTCGAGCTCCTGTCCGACCGCGAGAAGGTGCTCTGCAGCTCCCTGAACCTGAGCCCCGCGCGCTACATGACCGTGAAGACGATCATCATCAAAGACCACCTGCAGAAGCGACAGGGGATTCCCTCCAAAAGTCGCCTGCCTAGCTATTTGGACAAAGTGCtaaagaaaaggattttaaatttCCTCACGGAAAGTGGTTGGATCTCCAGGGACGCCTCCTGA